ATCGGCGCCGCCAGCCCGGCGACCAGCACCATCGTCGACTGCACCCTCCCGACCAGCTCGTCGGGAACACGTCGGGCGACCTCGCCGAAGAGCGACGCCGAGACGAGCGGGGCGGTCAGGAAGGCGACCGCGCCAGCCACGCCGATCAGCACGGCCGACTGCAGGGGGATGAGCGCGAGGGTGGCCGCTGTGTCGACCAGCGCGGCGAGGCGGAAGACGGCGCCTGGATGCAGACGGCGCTGGACGGCCGGCGTGAGCAGCGCGCCGACCAGTCCTCCCGCCGCGCTGATGCTCGACATCAGACCGATGCCCGCGCTTCCCGCGCCGCGGTCCTGGGCGACGACGATCACGATGAGCCCGACCGCCGAGAACGTCGCGGTGAGGCCGGCGACCCAGAGCCCGGCGGTCAAGAGCAGCGGGTCCCGCCGCAGCCAGCGCCAGGCGCCGGCGCGGGTCGTCGCGCTCACCGCCGCGCCGGCGATCCGGGGCACGGCCGCCACCAGAACGAGCGACGCCAGATAGCTGAGCGCGTCCACGGCGAACGGCAACCAGGGCGCGACGCCGAACAGCACCCCGCCCGCCAGAGGCCCGACGAGCCCGGCCAGCTGGGCCCGGGACTGCATTCGGCCTACGGCGAGCGCGCGATCGGCAGCGGGTGTGATCGCCCGGATCATCCGGAACTCCGCCGGACCGAAGACCGCGCCGGCCATCACCTCGAGGGCGACGACTGCGATCACCAGGCCGGTACCGGCAGCGCCCGACGCCACCGCCGCAGCAAGGGCCGCGAGCAGCGCTGCGCGCGTCCCGTCGGCGGCGAGCATCAGCGCCCGCGGTGGACGGCGATCAGCGAGTGACCCGGCCGGGATGCGCGTCGCGAGGCCGGCCGCAGCGACCACCGCGCCCACGAGGCCGGCCTCAGCGGCCGAGCCGGTCAGCTGCAGGATGAGCAGGGGATACGCGAGCGACGAGACGCTCGTCCCGAACTGCGAGAGCGCCTGCGAGACCCAGAGCAGGGCGAAGGAGCGGCGCTGGTTCATCCGCGGATTCTACGGAGGGTGCGGCCGCGAATGTCAGTGTCGCCGCAGGATCCGCCGGCGCCCGCCCTCTCAGCGCGCGAGCGTCGCCGTCGGCGTCTCGCCGTACTCCTCGCGGTAGCGCCGCGTGAATCGGTCGAGGTCGGCGAAGCCCCACCGTGCGGCGAGGTCGGCGAGGTCGGTGGGCACGGGTTCTGAGACGAGCAGTTCGGTGTGCGTGGCGGACAGCCGCACGCGCAGCAGGTACCCGCGGGCCGTCGTGCCCGCGTGGACGAGGAACGCCGCGTTGAGCTGCGCCATCGTTGCGCCCGCCGCGGCCGCGATGTCGGTCACGGTGATCGGGAGCGAGGCGTGGTCCTCGATGAAGCGAGCCGCCAGGCGGAACTTCTTGAGCTGGCCGGCCGGCGACAGCGTCCGCTCGCGCGGGTCTCCGCTGAGCGGGAAGGACTGCAGCGCCGCCATCGACAGGGTGTGGAAGAGACTCGCACGGACGAGTGGATGCCGGAACGTACCGGCCTCCATGTACTCGGCGGCCGCCGTGGCCGCGGTCAGCATGTACTCGGAGTGACGAGGGCTCATCGTCGTGGGGGAGTCGAACACGACCGCCATGTCTTCGTCGCCGTACGTTGTGCGAGCCACATCCTGCAGGACCGTGGGCGAGAGGAAGATGTTGATCACGTCGGTGCCCTCGGCGTAGCAGGTGAAATCGTGGCCCGGTCGGATCAGGAAGGGCGCACGCGTGCCCTGTCCGTGCTCGCCGTCGATGTTCCACCGGTAGGGGCCGGACTTCACGTTCACGATCACGAGGTCGTCGAAGTCGCCGGAGGTCTCCCACTCCCCGCCGATGGCGTAGTGGGCGACAGAGAACGCGGAGTCGGTGGCCTGGTCGGCCTCGAACGAGAATCCTGACCCGGGCTCCGAGGCGAACGAGAAGCGGCCGCCTGCTGCCGCGAGCATCGCGTCGGCCTCAGCCGGATCCGATGTCTGGCTGTGCAGCCGGGTGAAATCAGCCATCAATCCACGGTACCGCGGGCCACTGACAACTGGGATTGTTCCCGGCTGGCGTTCAGTCGGCCCGCCCGAGCACCCCGACGGGGATGCCGAACGAGAGCGCGATGCAGATGATCCCGAGGAAGAACACCAGCCCCTGCCAAGCGGGGAAGGTGTCCGCCATCCCGAGCAGGAAGAGCCCGAACAGGAACAGGATGAAACACCCGATGAACGCGAGCACGTCGCCCATGGTCAGTCCTTCTTTCGCTGCGCAGCGGTCGCGCGCCGGTTGGCGCGCTTGATCTCGTCGACCAGTTCGTCCTTGGTCATCCGCGTCCTGCCGGAGATGTCGAGCCGTTTTGCGATGTCGAGCAGGTGCGCCTTGCTGGCGTTCGCATCCACGCCCTCCTGCGTCTCCGCCTTCGTGTCCCGGCCACCGGCGGCCTTCTGGTCGGACGGTCCGTTCTGGGCCTTGCGCTCCCAGTGGTCGCCGACCTTCTCGTACTCGTTCTTGAGGGCGGCGAACGCGGTGCGGTGGGCTCGCTCGCCCTCGCCGTACTCTTCGACCGCCGAGTCGTGCGCCTTCGACCAGAGGGCCTGGGCGTGCTTCTCGGAACGCTCCAGTGTGGAGGGCAGCTCCTGCGATGCGGGCATGATCCTGTGGTACTCCTTCCGCTGCGACCGGGTCTAGTGCTTCTCCACAGCTACCTTCGTTCACCACCGTTTTCAAGCGGCATCCTCCGAGTGGTGCCGCACGAGTAGCGTGGAGCGGTGACTGCCGACCCCCTGCCTCAGCCGCCCCGCGCCCTCGTCACCGTCGACACCGGCCCGGTCGCAGCGACGGAGGAGGGTCGCCCCGTGTTCGTGCTCGTCCACGGCATCGGCGTGAGCTCGCGGTACTTCGAGCGACTGGTTCCGGCGCTCGCCGAGGAGGGCCGCGTCATCGCCGTCGATCTTCCCGGGTTCGGGAAGGCGAAGCCCCGTAGACCGGGCCGGCCCCTGTCCATCGACGACTTCGCCGACACGGTCGCTGCGGCGATGGATGGGCTCGGCGTCTCCGGCGCGATCGTCGTCGGCCACTCCATGGGCACCCAGGTCGCGGTGGCGCTCGCGGGGCGTCGCCCCGACCTCGTCGCCGGGCTGGCACTGCTCGGTCCGGTGATGGCGCCGCAGGCCCGCAACGCCCTCAAGGCGGCGATCCTGCTCGGCCTCGACATCCTGCGCGAGGATCCGCGAGGCAACCGCCTGGTGATCGGCGACTACCTCCACGCCGGCCTGGCCTGGTACCTGGCGACGCTGCCGACGATGCTCGCCTTCGAGACCGAGCGCGAGCTCGAGCAGGTCGTGGTACCGACCGTTGTCATCCGTGGAGCACGCGACCCGATCGCCCGCGACGGCTGGGTCGCCGAGCTCGGACGTCGGGCCGGCGGCTCCGCCGAGGTCGTCCCCTCCGTCGCCCACCTCGTCATGCACGGGGCGCCGTGGCGCACTGCCGCCCTGATCCGGCAGCTCGTCACGGTGCCGCGATGAGACGCACTCTGCTCCGCCGGGCGGGGGTGCTGGCGCTCGACTACCTGTACGCGGGGCGCTACCAGCTCCGCGCCGTGTTCGACCGCAGTGCTCCGGATGCCCTCGTCGCCGGTGCCGGGCACCGCGCTCCCGTCGTCCTGCTGCCGGGCATCTTCGAGACCTGGCGCTTCCTCCGTCCGCTCGCCCAGCACATCCACGGCTCCGGCCACCCCGTGCATGTGGTCACGGCGCTCGAGGACAACCGCATGGAGGTGCCGGAGGCGGCCGCGCTGGTCGCCCGGCACCTCGCGGAGCACGACCTGCACGACGTCGTCATCGTCGCCCACAGCAAAGGCGGCCTCATCGCCAAGTACCTGATGGGGATGCCCGACTCCGGGCCGCGCATCCGCACCGCCGTGACCGTCGCCACGCCGTTCGCCGGTTCGCCCCTGGCCCGCTTCATCCCCATCCCGAGCATGAGGTCGCTGCTTCCGACGGCGCCCGGGCTCCTGCGTCTCGCCCTCAGCCGTGCGGTCAACGCGCAGATCGTATCGGTGTGGGGATGGTTCGACCCGCACGTCCCCGGCGGAAGCCGGCTCGAGGGCGCCCGCAACATCGAGCTCGACGTCGGCGGCCACTTCCGCATCCTCGCGCGGCCCGAACTGCTGGCGATCGTGGACGAGGTGCTCGCCGCCGCGGACTGACGTCCGGCGCCCGCGCCTCGGCGCACCGTCGGAGATCCACCCCCCATCGTCGGAGATCCGGGCAGTATGCGCGCGGTTCTCCTTCCCCACCGCGGCCCGCAGGACATTCCGACCGCCTTCTCCGACGCCCGCGCACGGCAACGTCTGTCGCTCGCACCCGCACCCGCGTTACCCTTCCTCCGAGAACGCAGGGGAGGGGACCATGCTGCTGCACCGACGAATGCGCGGGATGGCTGCTGTCGCGGCCGTCGTCCTGATGCTGGCAGGCTGCGCCGGGACGCCGAGCGGAAACGCCGTCGTCGGGCGCTGGGGTTCGACCGCCTCCGGGAAGCCGAACCTGAACATCGAGAGCGACGGCACCTTCTCCGGCTCCGACGGCTGCAACACCCTCAACGGCAAGGGCCTGATCGACGGCGACCAGATCACCTTCGGGCCGATCGCGTCCAGCCTCATGGCCTGCGACAACGTCGACACCTGGCTGAGCAAGGCGGCGACCGGCAACGTGAAGGGCAGCACGATGACCGTCCTCGACGACGGCGGCTCCACCATCGGCACCCTGGCTCGCTCGGGCTCCTGAGAGCCTCGAACTCTCCGGCACTGTCTATCGCAGCCGGTGACCCGCTGGTTACTTTGACCGTGCCACGCCCGACCGCGCCTCAGCCGGGGCGACGAGGTTCAGGGAAGTCCACCGCGCGGGCCCGCCCGCGCCTCCGAGGAGCGAAGCGAATGACCATTGCAGAGTCGCGGAAGGGACAGGGCGCCGCGTCGCAGCAGCCCGCCACCGCCTACACAGGGACCAGCGACCGGACCCAGCTCAACCCGATCTTCGCCCGGCCGGGCGAGAGCACCGACCTACCCCTCGACCGCATCCCGGACAACGAGTCGCTGCCCGAGACCGCGTACCAGATCGTGCACGACGAGTCGATGCTGGACGGGAACGCACGCCTCAACCTGGCCACGTTCGTGGGCACCTGGATGGACGACCACGCCGCGAAGCTGTACGCCGAGTCCGCCGACAAGAACATGATCGACAAGGACGAGTACCCGCAGACCGCCGCCATCGAGACGCGCTGCTGGAAGATCGTCGCCGGCCTCTGGAACGCGCCGGACCCGGAGAAAGCGATCGGCACGTCCACCATCGGCTCCTCCGAGGCGTGCATGCTCGGCGGCCTCGCCCTCAAGCGCCGCTGGCAGCACGCGCGCCAGGCGGAGGGCAAGCCGACCGACAAGCCGAACCTCGTGCTCTCGAGCGCGGTCCAGGTCTGCTGGGAGAAGTTCTGCAACTACTGGGATGTGGAGGCCCGCTACGTGCCGATCTCCGACGACCACAAGGTGCTCGACGGCTACGAGCTGGAGAAGTACGTCGACGAGAACACGATCGGCGTGGTCGCCATCATGGGCGTCACGTATACCGGGATGTACGAACCCGTCGCGCAGATTTCGGAAGCGCTCGACCGCATCCAGGAGAGCACAGGGCTCGACATCAAGATCCACGTCGACGGTGCTTCCGGCGGCATGATCGCGCCCTTCCTGCAGCCGAACCTGGTGTGGGACTTCCGCGTCCCGCGCGTCGTCTCGATCAGCACGTCGGCCCACAAGTACGGCCTGGTCTACCCGGGGCTCGGCTGGGTGGTCTGGCGCACGGTGGAGGACCTCCCGGCCGATCTGGTGTTCGATGTCACCTACCTGGGCGGTCACATGCCCACCTTCGCCCTCAACTTCTCGCGCCCCGGCGCGCAGGTGCTGCTGCAGTACTACCTGTTCCTCCGGCTCGGGTTCGACGGCTACTACCGCGTGCAGAAGGCATCGCAGGACATCGCGCTCTACCTCTCGGGGGAGATCGCCAAAATGCCCGCGTTCGAGCTGTGGAACGACGGTTCCGACATCCCCGTCTTCGCCTGGCAGCTGAAGAAGGGACACACCGACCGCTGGAACCTCTACCACCTGTCGGAGCGGCTGCGACTGAAGGGATGGCTGATCCCCGCCTACCCGATGCCCGACGACCTCAGCGACCTGACCGTGCAGCGGATCGTCGTCCGCAACGGGCTGAGCCGCAGCCTGGCCGAGTCCCTCGTGGTCGACATCGAGGAGTCGGTCGCCTACCTCGACCGACTCGAGAGCCCGATGCCGGTCGAGGGCCTGGCTCCCTCGTTCACCCACTGACACCGGTCCGCGGCCAGATCCCGACCCGGCCGGCGCCGGCCACCTCCCCTCGGCCGGCGCCGGTCGCGCTGCGCCGGTCGCGCTCAGGCGGCGGCGCGGGTGAAGTAGTGCCCGGCGTCCAGGTCTTCGAGGAGGGTCGGACCCGCCGGCTCCCAGCCGAATCGCTCGCGCGTCAGAGCGCTTGACGCCGGGATGTCGAGGCGGAAGAACGCCCCGATCCATCCGAAGTGCGCCTCCGCGTGGTCCGGATCGATGGAGGCGGCCGGCAGGCCGGCTCCGCGCCCGATCGCCTCGGCGATGTCGCGCGCTGCCACGCCCTCTTCGGCGACCGCATGGACCACGCGTGCCGCGTCGGGGTTCTCCAGCGCGCGGACGATCAGGCGTGCGGTGTCGTCGCGGTGGACGGCCGGCCAGCGGTTCGAGCCGTCGCCGACGTATCCCGCCACGCCCTTTTCGCGCGCGACCGCGACGAGTTGAGCCATGAACCCGTGGTCGCCGGCGCCGTGGACTGTCGGCGCGAACCGCAGGGCGACCGGGCGGATGCCGCGATCCGCGAATCCCATGGCGAGCTCCTCGACGCCTCCACGGGGCGCGTCCCGGCCGATGAACGGGCTGGCGTCCTCCTCGGTGACCACTCGGCCGGGGCCGAGGAGCGCGACGCCCGAGGCGAAGAGCAGCGGCTTGCCCGTGCCCTCCAGGACCTCGCCGAACGTCTCCATCGCCGCACGCTCGGACCGCCCGGAGGCGGCGTAGTCGCTGAAGTCGTGCTTGAACGCGAGGTGGATGACCGCGTCGGCTCCGTCGGCGGCGGCGCGGAGGCCGGCGAGGTCGTCGAGCTGGCCGTCGACCGCTTCGGCCCCGGCCGCCCGCAGGCGAGCGGCCGACTGCTCCGACCGCGCCAGCCCCTGGACGTCGTGACCGGCGGCCAGGAGGAGGGGGACGACGCCCGACCCGATCCAGCCCGATGCCCCTGTGACGAATACGCGCATGTCCTGCTCCTTTCGAGCGTCCCCTCATCGCGGTTCGCGGTGATGTCAGGAACTGTCGTCAGCGTAGCACTCATGTCAGCCGCTGTCATCACTATGATCGTCCTATGGGACGTTGGGAGCCGGATGCGCGCGGGCGCCTCACCCGTGCTGCCCTCGAGCTGTACCTCGACCCCGGCTACGAGCAGACGACGGTCGCCGACATCGCGGCTCGCGCCGGCGTCACGGAGCGGACGTTCTTCCGCCATTTCGCCGACAAGCGCGAGGTGCTCTTCGACGGCTCGGACCAGTTCCAGGATGCGGTGCTCGCGCAGATCTCGACCGTCCCGGTGGAGGCGAGCCCCCTCGAGGCGGCCGCCGCCGGCATGGCGGCCGCCGCCGCGCTCGTGCAGTCGCGCCCGGACCGCGACTTCCCTCGACGTCGCGCCGCCGTCATCGCGGTGAACCCGAGTCTGACCGAACGCGAGCTGCTGAAGCTCTCGAACGTGACGTCCGCCATGGCGCGGGCCCTCGCCGAGCGAGGCGTCGACCCGGTGGATGCGGCCGTGGCCGCCAACGCCGCCATGGCCGCCTTCCACGTGGCCTTCGAGCGGTGGACGACGACGCCGGATCCACGCGACCTCCGCGAGCTGCTCGCCGACGGCATCGCGCGGTTCCGGGCGCTGTCCTGATGCTCCGCGCGAGACTCTCCGCCTGATCCTCTCCGCACGCTCCGGCGGCATCGTCCTCCGTCTCCGCCCGTGGGATCATGTGCCTGAGGGCGACGGTCTCGCAGAGCCGTCCGAGCGAGGGAGTGACCGATGTCCGCCGAGCCCTGGATGAATCGTCCCGCGGTGGAACCGCATCCCCACCACCACCACGGCTGGTGGTGGAAGACACTGCTCACCGGGCTCGCCCTCTGGATCCTCACGATCGTGGTCACCGTGACGACCGGCAACACCAATCTGGTGCCGACGCTGATCCTGCTGGGCAGCTTCCTGGTGCCGTTCTGCGTCGTCCTGTTCGCGATCGAGCGGGTGACCGGCAGCATCAGTTCCCTGCAGCTGGTCCTCGCGTTCTTCGTCGGCGGCATCTTCGGCGTGCTCGGCGCTTCGCTGCTCGAGGTGAACCTGCACCAGAGCTACTGGCTGTACCTGCTGGTCGGCCTGATCGAGGAGTTCGTCAAGGGCATCCTGCTGGTCGTCATCGGCTGGCGGGTGGTCCCCAAGACAGCGAGGCAGGGTGCGCTGCTCGGCGCGACCGTCGGCGCGGGCTTCGCCGCCTTCGAGTCGGCGGGGTACGCCTTCAACGCGGCGATCACCGCCCGTGGGATCGACCTCGCCTCGCTCCTGCAGACGGAGGTGCTGCGCGCCATCCTCGCGCCCGTCGGCCACGTGCTGTGGACGGCCGTGCTCGGCGCGGTGCTGTTCGGCGCGGCTCGCGGCCGGGACCGTTTCCGCTTCTCGATCTGGATCGTCGTCACGTACGTCGGCGTGGCGATCCTGCACGGATTCTGGGATTCGGCGAGCGACGTCGCAGCGGTGCTGGCTCTGCTGTTGAACGGCCGCGCCGTGCAGGAGCTCACCACCTCGGGAGGCCTGTCCATGCAGACCGCGTCCGCCGTGACCGCCCTGGCCGGCATCCTCTACATCGTGGTGCTGATCGTGGTCGCTGCGGGCGGCATCCTGACCCTGTGGCTGATCCTGCGGCACTACCGCCGCGCCGAGCAGCGACGGATGGCCGAGCTGCCGATCGTGTGAGGCGAGGCGGCGCCGCTCACCCCTCGATGAGGGCCTCCTGCGCCTCCTTGGGCAGCTTACGCACCTTCGAGCGGCGCTTGCGACGGTCCGGGATCATGGACCGCATCTCCTCGAGCCGGCCGAAGCAGAGCAGGCGGTCGCCGGACTCCAGCACGACGCCGCTGCGCGGGTTGGGGACGACGGCTGCGCCGCGGTGCAGCGTCAGCACCGTGATGTCGCGCTCCCACAGCCCGGAGTCGCGCAGCGACTTGCCGATGATGTCCGCGTTGGTGTGGACCAGGAGCTCGGCCACGCCGTAGCCGGTGGAGACGCTGAGGCGCTGGCGGACGTCGATCTCGGGGAAGCCGACCTGGTTGTCGATGAAGTCGATGATCGCGCCCGCCACATCCAGCCCGGTCGCGCGCTCGATGCCCTCGAGGCCCGGGGAGGAGTTGACCTCCATGACGAGCGGGCCGTCCTTGCCCTCGAGCATGTCGACCCCGGCGACGCGCAGGCCCATGATCTGGGCCGACCGCACGGCGGCCTCCTCGAACTCGGGCGTCAGCTCGACCTTCTCGACGGTGCCGCCGCGGTGCACATTGGAACGGAACTCGTCGCCGCTCGCCACCCGCCGCATCGCGGCGACGACCCGGTCGCCCACGACGAGCGCGCGGATGTCGCGTCCACGGCTCTCGGAGATGAAGCTCTGGATGAGGACGTTCTGCTTCGTCGAGTGCAGCGTCTCGATGATCGACTCCGCGATCTTCGCCTCCGGCGCGAGGATCACGCCGATGCCCTGCGTCCCCTCCAGCAGCTTGATGACGACGGGCGCGCCGCCGACGCGCTCGATGGCCATGCGCACATCCGCCCGGCTGTTCACGAACGCGGTGCGCGGCATCCCGATGTTGTGGCGCGAGAGGATCTGCGTGGCTCGCAGCTTGTCGCGCGAGTTGGTGATGCCGTTCGCCGTGTTCGGTGTGTACACATCCATCTGCTCGAACTGCCGCACGACGGCCGTGCCGTAGTAGGTGATCGAGTTGCCGATGCGCGGCAGGATGGCGTCGTAATCCGACAGCAGCCGGCCGCGGTACTGCAGGTCCGGCTCCTCGCCGGAGAGGTCGATCGCGAACCGGAGCGTGTTGAGCACCTTCACCGTGTGGCCACGGTTCTCGGCCGCCGAGCGCAGGCGCTGCGTCGAGTACGCGTGCGGGGCGCGCGAGAGGATGGCGAGTTTCACGGTGGTGCTCCTGCGAAGATGGGGGAATGGCCGAGACCTATCCAACCACCGACACGGTCGGCTGGCGCGAGTGGGTGAGCCTACCCGGCATCCCGGTGCCGTGGATCAAGGTGAAAGTGGATACCGGAGCCCGCAGCTCCTCCCTCCACGCCTTCGAGATCGAGGAGCTCCCCGGCGATCGGGTGCGGTTCCAGGTGCACCCGTGGCAGGACTCGGACCGGGATGCGGTGGCCGCGGAGTGCGCCGTGCACGACCGCCGCGTGGTGCGGAGCTCGTCCGGTCACACGGAGGAGCGCGTCGTCGTCCTCCTCGACCTGGTGCTCGGCGGCCGGACGGTGCGCGCCGAGACGACCCTCACGAACCGCGACCAGATGGGGTTCCGGATGCTCGTCGGCCGCGAGGCGCTCCGCCAGGGCTTCGTGGTCGACCCGGCGCGGTCGTTCCTCGGCGGTCGCGCGCCGCGGGAGATCCGGCGCCGCAACCGCGGACGCGAGCTCGGCTGACCAGAACTTGGCCGCAATGTGTCTGGCGACGGATCGCGTCTCCGCCAATTGATAGAACGAACGGATGGATTCTTCTTCGCTCGTATTCACGGTCATTTCGGCCGGTGTCCTCGGTCTTCTCATCGCCGGCGTGCTGGTCGCGTGGCAGCTGGTGAGAACGGCACTGCGCAGGCGGAAATAAAAGCAATAGAAAACGAACGCGATCTGATTCGCGTAACTTCTCCGCATGCGGGCATTGGTGCCCGTGCAAAAAGGAGAATCATGAAACTAAGAAATGCCGGGTTTGCGGCTCTTCTGGCCGCGGCCCTGGTTGCCGTACCGGTGAGCTCGGCCTCTGCGACGACAGTGAATGCGGGCGGTGGCTTATGGCAGTACGGGAGCGACTCCAACGTTTACTCGTACTATCACCACGCCACCAAGAATCACACGGCGACAGCATGCAACGGTGGCATCGTCGACCGGTGCAGGCAAGTAGCTGCCGTGAAGAACCAGTGGGCGAGGGCCACACAGGTTAGATCGCTGCGGGGGAACACCGCTTACTGGAACACGCTCTAAGCGATGCGGTTTGCTCGCGCAGGGCTGGTGGGCTTGTTGGCCGGTGCTCTTCTCTCTGGATGCAACGAGAGCGTGACGCCACATGACGTCACATCCACAGGTAGGTCAACAGATTCTCGACCGCACTTTACTGGTCCGTGGGCGGAGATGTTTTCCACTACCTACGACGAGGTCACCAGCCCTGCGCAACGAGCGGCGCTAACAGACGGAAAAATCTCAGACCAGGAGTATGCCTACTTCCGCCAGCAGATCGTCTCCTGCTTGGCCGGTATCGGAGTAGAAGCGTCCTGGAAGGACGGGAGCGTTCTCGACTACAGCCAGCCGCCATCTGTGAGCAACGACGACATCGGTCGCTGTAACAAGAGCGGTGGGCTGGACGTCATCGCGCTTCGAGATGCCATCCTTCGCAACCCGGACAATAAGGACGAGAGCGAAATCCTTGTCGCTTGCCTGAAAAGGGTCCACGCGGTCGCGCCGAGCTATACGGCTGACATGC
This region of Leifsonia sp. fls2-241-R2A-40a genomic DNA includes:
- a CDS encoding MFS transporter; amino-acid sequence: MNQRRSFALLWVSQALSQFGTSVSSLAYPLLILQLTGSAAEAGLVGAVVAAAGLATRIPAGSLADRRPPRALMLAADGTRAALLAALAAAVASGAAGTGLVIAVVALEVMAGAVFGPAEFRMIRAITPAADRALAVGRMQSRAQLAGLVGPLAGGVLFGVAPWLPFAVDALSYLASLVLVAAVPRIAGAAVSATTRAGAWRWLRRDPLLLTAGLWVAGLTATFSAVGLIVIVVAQDRGAGSAGIGLMSSISAAGGLVGALLTPAVQRRLHPGAVFRLAALVDTAATLALIPLQSAVLIGVAGAVAFLTAPLVSASLFGEVARRVPDELVGRVQSTMVLVAGLAAPITPVLAGLVLDRSGSVGGIIACAAAFAVLAALSFVLPAFRRRTQSVQPADAP
- a CDS encoding AraC family transcriptional regulator, encoding MADFTRLHSQTSDPAEADAMLAAAGGRFSFASEPGSGFSFEADQATDSAFSVAHYAIGGEWETSGDFDDLVIVNVKSGPYRWNIDGEHGQGTRAPFLIRPGHDFTCYAEGTDVINIFLSPTVLQDVARTTYGDEDMAVVFDSPTTMSPRHSEYMLTAATAAAEYMEAGTFRHPLVRASLFHTLSMAALQSFPLSGDPRERTLSPAGQLKKFRLAARFIEDHASLPITVTDIAAAAGATMAQLNAAFLVHAGTTARGYLLRVRLSATHTELLVSEPVPTDLADLAARWGFADLDRFTRRYREEYGETPTATLAR
- a CDS encoding ChaB family protein yields the protein MPASQELPSTLERSEKHAQALWSKAHDSAVEEYGEGERAHRTAFAALKNEYEKVGDHWERKAQNGPSDQKAAGGRDTKAETQEGVDANASKAHLLDIAKRLDISGRTRMTKDELVDEIKRANRRATAAQRKKD
- a CDS encoding alpha/beta hydrolase, with protein sequence MTADPLPQPPRALVTVDTGPVAATEEGRPVFVLVHGIGVSSRYFERLVPALAEEGRVIAVDLPGFGKAKPRRPGRPLSIDDFADTVAAAMDGLGVSGAIVVGHSMGTQVAVALAGRRPDLVAGLALLGPVMAPQARNALKAAILLGLDILREDPRGNRLVIGDYLHAGLAWYLATLPTMLAFETERELEQVVVPTVVIRGARDPIARDGWVAELGRRAGGSAEVVPSVAHLVMHGAPWRTAALIRQLVTVPR
- a CDS encoding alpha/beta hydrolase, whose protein sequence is MRRTLLRRAGVLALDYLYAGRYQLRAVFDRSAPDALVAGAGHRAPVVLLPGIFETWRFLRPLAQHIHGSGHPVHVVTALEDNRMEVPEAAALVARHLAEHDLHDVVIVAHSKGGLIAKYLMGMPDSGPRIRTAVTVATPFAGSPLARFIPIPSMRSLLPTAPGLLRLALSRAVNAQIVSVWGWFDPHVPGGSRLEGARNIELDVGGHFRILARPELLAIVDEVLAAAD
- a CDS encoding META domain-containing protein — translated: MLLHRRMRGMAAVAAVVLMLAGCAGTPSGNAVVGRWGSTASGKPNLNIESDGTFSGSDGCNTLNGKGLIDGDQITFGPIASSLMACDNVDTWLSKAATGNVKGSTMTVLDDGGSTIGTLARSGS
- a CDS encoding glutamate decarboxylase; this translates as MTIAESRKGQGAASQQPATAYTGTSDRTQLNPIFARPGESTDLPLDRIPDNESLPETAYQIVHDESMLDGNARLNLATFVGTWMDDHAAKLYAESADKNMIDKDEYPQTAAIETRCWKIVAGLWNAPDPEKAIGTSTIGSSEACMLGGLALKRRWQHARQAEGKPTDKPNLVLSSAVQVCWEKFCNYWDVEARYVPISDDHKVLDGYELEKYVDENTIGVVAIMGVTYTGMYEPVAQISEALDRIQESTGLDIKIHVDGASGGMIAPFLQPNLVWDFRVPRVVSISTSAHKYGLVYPGLGWVVWRTVEDLPADLVFDVTYLGGHMPTFALNFSRPGAQVLLQYYLFLRLGFDGYYRVQKASQDIALYLSGEIAKMPAFELWNDGSDIPVFAWQLKKGHTDRWNLYHLSERLRLKGWLIPAYPMPDDLSDLTVQRIVVRNGLSRSLAESLVVDIEESVAYLDRLESPMPVEGLAPSFTH
- a CDS encoding SDR family oxidoreductase, producing the protein MRVFVTGASGWIGSGVVPLLLAAGHDVQGLARSEQSAARLRAAGAEAVDGQLDDLAGLRAAADGADAVIHLAFKHDFSDYAASGRSERAAMETFGEVLEGTGKPLLFASGVALLGPGRVVTEEDASPFIGRDAPRGGVEELAMGFADRGIRPVALRFAPTVHGAGDHGFMAQLVAVAREKGVAGYVGDGSNRWPAVHRDDTARLIVRALENPDAARVVHAVAEEGVAARDIAEAIGRGAGLPAASIDPDHAEAHFGWIGAFFRLDIPASSALTRERFGWEPAGPTLLEDLDAGHYFTRAAA
- a CDS encoding TetR/AcrR family transcriptional regulator encodes the protein MGRWEPDARGRLTRAALELYLDPGYEQTTVADIAARAGVTERTFFRHFADKREVLFDGSDQFQDAVLAQISTVPVEASPLEAAAAGMAAAAALVQSRPDRDFPRRRAAVIAVNPSLTERELLKLSNVTSAMARALAERGVDPVDAAVAANAAMAAFHVAFERWTTTPDPRDLRELLADGIARFRALS
- a CDS encoding PrsW family glutamic-type intramembrane protease, yielding MSAEPWMNRPAVEPHPHHHHGWWWKTLLTGLALWILTIVVTVTTGNTNLVPTLILLGSFLVPFCVVLFAIERVTGSISSLQLVLAFFVGGIFGVLGASLLEVNLHQSYWLYLLVGLIEEFVKGILLVVIGWRVVPKTARQGALLGATVGAGFAAFESAGYAFNAAITARGIDLASLLQTEVLRAILAPVGHVLWTAVLGAVLFGAARGRDRFRFSIWIVVTYVGVAILHGFWDSASDVAAVLALLLNGRAVQELTTSGGLSMQTASAVTALAGILYIVVLIVVAAGGILTLWLILRHYRRAEQRRMAELPIV
- the rimK gene encoding 30S ribosomal protein S6--L-glutamate ligase, giving the protein MKLAILSRAPHAYSTQRLRSAAENRGHTVKVLNTLRFAIDLSGEEPDLQYRGRLLSDYDAILPRIGNSITYYGTAVVRQFEQMDVYTPNTANGITNSRDKLRATQILSRHNIGMPRTAFVNSRADVRMAIERVGGAPVVIKLLEGTQGIGVILAPEAKIAESIIETLHSTKQNVLIQSFISESRGRDIRALVVGDRVVAAMRRVASGDEFRSNVHRGGTVEKVELTPEFEEAAVRSAQIMGLRVAGVDMLEGKDGPLVMEVNSSPGLEGIERATGLDVAGAIIDFIDNQVGFPEIDVRQRLSVSTGYGVAELLVHTNADIIGKSLRDSGLWERDITVLTLHRGAAVVPNPRSGVVLESGDRLLCFGRLEEMRSMIPDRRKRRSKVRKLPKEAQEALIEG
- a CDS encoding RimK/LysX family protein; its protein translation is MAETYPTTDTVGWREWVSLPGIPVPWIKVKVDTGARSSSLHAFEIEELPGDRVRFQVHPWQDSDRDAVAAECAVHDRRVVRSSSGHTEERVVVLLDLVLGGRTVRAETTLTNRDQMGFRMLVGREALRQGFVVDPARSFLGGRAPREIRRRNRGRELG